TCCGTTCCTGAGTCCACTCAGTAGGTGACAACTTCATTTCGATGTCGTCCCAGACGGGAAAAATCAATAGTCAGCCCCATCAAGCTTGATGGGGCTGACTGTTCGCGGTCTTCTGAAGGTGTGAAGTCCACAGAATCCGCTGCCCAGCAGGCTACCGCACTCACCCAGCACTTCAAAACGCACGCCAGTCACCTCCGCATCGACACGCTCCAGCGGCTCATCGATGTCCTCTTGGCGATGATTGCCGCGAGGAGCGTCAATCATCACGATTTGAGTGCCCACATGCCCGGTATCAGCACGCCACAAGCCAAGAAAAGGCGGGCGGACCGCACCTTCCGGGATGACCAACTGGACATGGGCTTTTTCATCGCGCTGCTCGTCGTGCATCTCCCACCAGGGAAGGTTTTGCTGAGTCTGGACCGCACCAACTGGGAGCACGGGGAAACGCCTATCAACTTTCTGGTGCTTGGAGCCGTGGTTCATGGCTTCACCCTGCCCCTGATTTGGGTGCCTCTTGATGACTCTGGGAACAGTCACACGTACGCCCGGATGTGGTTGGTGTTGAAGCTGCTTCGGGCCTTGCCAGCGAAACGCTGGCTGGGCCTGGTGGCCGATCGGGAGTTCATTGGTGCGGAATGGTTCCGCTTTCTCCGTCGGCATGGCATCAAGCGGGCCATCCGCATTCGGCACAGCGACATGCTGGACGACATGAGTGGGAAAGAGTGGTTTGAGCACGTCCAGCACGGTCATTTTCACGAGATCGCTGAAAAGGTGTTCGTGTTCGGGGAGTTGATGCGGGTAGTCGCAACGAGGTCACCCACAGGTGACCTCGTCATCATCGCCACAGATT
This genomic interval from Deinococcus fonticola contains the following:
- a CDS encoding IS4 family transposase, producing the protein MIAARSVNHHDLSAHMPGISTPQAKKRRADRTFRDDQLDMGFFIALLVVHLPPGKVLLSLDRTNWEHGETPINFLVLGAVVHGFTLPLIWVPLDDSGNSHTYARMWLVLKLLRALPAKRWLGLVADREFIGAEWFRFLRRHGIKRAIRIRHSDMLDDMSGKEWFEHVQHGHFHEIAEKVFVFGELMRVVATRSPTGDLVIIATDFSARKTWKLYKQRWSIECTFSSFKKRGFDLERTGMTERSRLQRLFGLVTLAWMFCLQLGVWLGQTHPIPVLKHGRRAVSLVRHGAQHLVDALRWKPEQFMEVLEVLIQAFCPPGAAESEVVTY